Genomic DNA from Solanum dulcamara chromosome 4, daSolDulc1.2, whole genome shotgun sequence:
GTAGCGGGCTTATATATCCTCATAGTCTCAATCTCTCTTCAGAGTGAGCCCAGAAAGAGCCTACATAACGAGCCCTCGTGAGTCCTGATTGGAGAGGGTTAGCCCGAATTGTAAGAAATATTTCttgttaagaaaaatattaaaaggaTGAAATGAAAGTCGAGCCTAAAATAATAGTAGAAATTCTATTGATAAAAAACTCTCATATttacattaaataaattattcttaCCAATTATAAATTAAAGTTGAAGTACGTATTATTTTGCACAGTAAACTCGAAAGATAAAAGAATTCTGTAATATGAACTAACTGGATGAGTTAATCTGTTTTCCTCCAACTTGCTGTGAATAATTGGGTTTAGTGCTTCGTCTGATCAACTTGCCTGTTTCAGATGCAGTAAAACATTTTAGAGGGGAAAAGACAAAAGGGAAATTATGACTTTTAGGCCCCTCAAATATCAATAACTTCTGTTATTTTTGGTCAAGTACAATTTCATCTTCAAATAATTTATGCGCACAAATTTAACGCATTAACAACAATACGATGGGTTAGGTACGTATTGTTATACCATATTTGATGATAAATAGTCTAAATATCATATGCCTTCAATATGaaggaattaaaaaaatacaaattttaattaatttaaagcTAAATGAGCatagttaatatcataataatcaaaataattttttttaattaataattgagAGTTTATAAATGCAATTATcccaaagaaaatgaaaattactctctctctctctctctttattgTTTTTCTCCCTACTATTTTGTGTTTTGAATTTTGGATTCAGAAAGTAAAATtgtccaaaataaaaaataaggtCTTACTTTTATCATGGTTTTTTACTTTTTGGGCAAATTGTAATAAGTTGGTAATCAAAGGTTTAAATCAGTCATGATCTGTCACTATGTTACCTACTTCCCATTAATCGTCGATAATTATACAAGAATACAAAAAATTTACTCATATTTAATATTTGTatcaaactataaataaaaaataaatataattcaaCCACAACTTTATGGTTTTATTATGATTAAATTATAACATAAATTATGTAattcaatataaatattgaatgaTAATAAACTAGAGTTTGAGCATGCGATTTTGGATCATAATTTTGAATTCtcctaaaaatataatttgggATTCCAAATCAAGGTTTCACTTTCTTgatttaaatttaaaagttgACCCATAACTTTATATTTTGTAAGAAAGCTCatcattttaacttttaaaaaaaaatcatgctcGATGTGAAGAGATTGTTTCTACCATGTAAAATGggtatattaaaaaataattcgttattactattgttgactagtgtatatttataaaattatgtatattgAAAAGTTTGTaatcacaaatatttatttacaaaaggAACACAGAgaaatacgatatctcaatgTGTCTCTATTGAATATTATGATATCTTGTTTATGAACTATAATTTGCtcatttgataaaattatataaaaaataaaaaaaagttcaaattaCATTCTCAAACATAAGTTTAATTttagttaattttattttaaataataatttcatatcgAATGTCTAAATGCTCATTAATTTATGTTATATAAGTATTGGCGTAGACTTACTCCCATTGTTATGTACATCGAACAAAACAAAGGGAACAATTCTATTAAAactatttatgtttttttttttttggtttttcatCCTGTGGCTATTTGAGGGTGACACtttcaatatgattttttttattctcaGGGCTCGAACTCAAAATCTCTGATTAAAAGTGAAGCAATTCCGTCACTGTACCACAATCCATGCTGGTAAAACtatttaagttaaaaaaaatatagtattttaaaatttattttctaggtaataattttttatcttattttctagGAGTAATATTTACCTTATCATATCTTTAATTTCattaaaattaatcaaaaaaataaatttgaaaaaagaagCCATTTGGGTTGGTAGCACATGCAAAGGAGTTTTGCCAACTCAAAACACCAATCTCACAGAGGAGTACTGTCCATCCTGTTTGCATTTACATTTATACCCTCAAATTTCACATCTCCTTCATCACATGATATCGTTAATCTATTCATAATACAAGGGTGATAATggaacaaaaaaattaatttgctTAGATTTCTTTACACCAAAGTCTCGaaaatattattattcaaaTCTCAAAAGATTACCTAAAACAAGCccagaaaataattaatttcattttcCTCATTGTCAGGTTTCTTCAGGCGGTGACTAAAAATCTCCGATCATTCTTAgtgaagaagaacaaaaataaataagtttcTATTTCTTTGGATAATCACTCCTTAAATTCTCAATTTTCCAATCGAATTTGGTTCAAACATAGCCATGACTACCGGTGAATTCATCAATATTTATCCCACAGAACTCAAATTTCCATGTAAGCacagattattattttttaattatctgCTATCAtaggtttctttttcttcagATTTTATCGATTTTTTGTTCAatttatcgatttttgattGATGGTTTTTGCTTAACTAATCGACTACCAACGGGGTTTTTATCCTTTTTGATTTCTTGGCGAACGTTAACTATTGGGGAGAATCATGCTCATTTAGCTGAGTTTTGATTAATTTGGGtattgatttgttttttttttcccttcGTGGGTTTTTATTGAAAAGTTGAGTTGAGGAAGCAGAGTTCATGTTCTATGCAATTAAGTAACAAGACTGATCAATACATTGCATTCAAGGTAACTAATTTGAAGATTTATTAGCTTAATTTGATTAACCGAAGTTTTGTTAGATTTGTAAAATGTTGAGTTGTTTTCTCTTATGTGTTGGAAAGGTTAAGACAACCAACCCCAAGAAGTACTGTGTTAGGCCTAATGCTGGTGTTGTTTTGCCTGGTTCTTCATGCAATGTCACAGGTAACATTTCCTTCTCTATGTTTGTTGATTCCGCCTATTGAATTACTCCTTCTGTCCCAATTTATTTGACACATTTCTTCTTTTGTGACGTCCTAATATCGAAGTCAAATTAATATCTTAAACTCAGTGTCTTGTGAAATGCAATTATATAGAATCTGCAGGAGACATTATTAGATACAAGCAACAAAATGTAGTTGAATTGATTCTTTACCAAATAAGTTGTGGTGGATTTTTGTAGTTACAATGCAAGCACAGAAAGAGGCACCTCCTGATATGCAGTGTAAGGATAAGTTTCTAATTCAGAGTGCTATAGCTCCCCGTGGGACAACTAATAAAGACGTCACTCCAGAGATTGTGAGTTGCTTACAACCATTAAGCAATGTTTTTCAGTCTCTTTTGGTATTATGGTTTACTGAAATTGGTATTTTCCTTTGCTTCTAGTTCAATAGGGAGGATGGGAAAGTTATTGATGAATTTAAATTGAGGGTTGTTTATGTTCCTGCAAATCCTCCCTCTCCCGTGCCTGAAGGGTCTGAAGAAGGTGGTTCTCCCAGGGCCTCGTTGACTGAAGATGAGAGTAAAAGCACTTCACTTCCAGAAGCAGTAAGTGTCTGGAATCTATTGTTTTTCTGTTATTCTTCCTCAACTATGAGCTAAAGTTCTCTTCTTGACCTTTAATATTAGGTGTCACGATCTTTGGAGGAGACCAAAGTAAAATCATCCCCTTCAGAGGTGAAACATATTGCTTTCACATTAAAAACCATTGCATCAATCTGTGCATGCATGCTGCAAACCTATTGGTTCTGTATTGTCGTAGAAATAATCAATTTAAGGTTCTTCTGCTGTCAAGTTTAACTAATTCTTTAATATGGTTCTAGGAAATGAGGTTATAGGAAGCGAACTATTCAATTTTGGTTTTTTAAACTGTCATTTGAAGAATGGTTCTAGGAAATGAGGTTAAGGGAAGTGAACTATTCAGTTCTGGAATGGATTTCTAAACTGTCTTTTGAAGAAGTGGTATTCTCATAGGAATACTTTTTTGGAAATATAATGATCCTGATCTCACAGTGCAGTGAAAAAGATTCCTTTCATAGTGCTCTTATCAGCAGCTTGATGCTGAACTGAATGGATGATAATTTTAGGTTTCTATATTGAAGTTTATGtgtaacaacaataacaacaacatacctagtgtaatcccacaagtgggatctggggagggtagagtgtatgcaaaaaCCTTAtccctacctcgtggaggtgGAAAgattgtttctgaaagaccctcggctcaagtgctTCCCCATAAATTTAGCAAAACTAAATGGACCTTTCCTCTTGTTTCCTGAAAACCAGATGCCTCTTCCCCTCCTCCTGAAAGTTAAAGGTGAATGCTCTGTAGATTTGTATAAGTTGACAGGTCCCTGCTTTCCCCATGCCAGATATTTGTGAAGTTCATCTACACGTTGAAACCTGATCCCTCTGGTATCTTTCTTGGATGGTTTCAGCTCCACAATTTCTCCAATCGGCACAAGATTTCAGAATTCCTTATGTGCTATTTCAGCATCTTTTCTGAACCTCTTCCTTTAATCTTCTTACAGGAGTGCAAAGAAAGAATACTCTCTTTCATTACGAAAAGAAGTTAATTTTGCAACTCCCAATTTGTATCATTTTGTTAGAACTGGATGGCAAGTTGAAAATTTACTTAAATGCCTGGTCATAATTGACATGGTGGTGGTGGAGCTTGCACTTTTGGGGACCCGAGAGAGGGAAGGGAATGTAGGGCAAGAGTGGGAGAAGTGGAGGTCGATGGCATGGCTGTATACAGTTAGAGAAGGGATGACAAGGTTGAGGGAAGAAGGGGGATGGAAAGGTTTTCTGCGGCATTGGGTAAGTAGGGAAACGGGGGCTTTGCTGGGCCATGCAAGCTGTGCCACAGGGAGGTTAGTGACCCACCTAGAGATATGAATGGGTTGGGTCAACTCCTTAAAGGTTGAAACCAATCGACCTctgatttcttcatttttcatcTCTTAAAAGTTAAGCAAATTCTAATATATGGTAAGGTTCTAGAATGAAATTTATAGTTTCTGTTGACATGACTGTGGTCTTAACTTTATAGTTAACCACCGATTTCAGCTCTTTCTCCGACATTTTTCATtacaaccaccacccaaatgtTGACAATAGCATGTTCATAGGTTAATTTTCAAAACCAAGTTACAAGTGTCAGGTGGACTCATTCCCTTCGCCTGTATGCCCTGCTACCTGGAGCATTTAATTTGCTTTACATACTACTTTCTGATCCATAATAGAATGATAATAGATCTTCCCGAATTTTGTTATGTCATGCCTAAGATTGAGTATATCAAATACACACATTTTCAGCCTTCGTAATTAGGCCAGGTATATGTTTATTGGATATTTTTCACAGATGTGAATAAAACTCTAGAGAGGTTTGTCCACACTACAATAGTCCACTTGGTTATTCAAGAATTGACACATTTCACTGTGTGTGATGATGGCTAATTGGTTGATTTATGTTTTTATACATATGGAGAAGGACCCTTATCTATGAGTGCAGAAAAAGCTGAGATGATATGTTAGGAAGAAGTAATGAGTAAGGTGAACAAATTATGGGACCACAGAATTTATGTAGTTCCAGATGCAATGAATAATTTTACCTAATGTTAGGAAAATGAGCAAGCATTTAAGAATCTTTTCTTTcgtactttcttttttttcccttttgataaaacaaagaaaagactATAATGGTGGTAAAGGCTGGGACTTGGGAATACGAAATCAGGATTCATCATGTTCTGGAGTTTGTTTCTTTGAAAGAAATTGCTGATTATCCAGGTACCGTGCTGATAACAAGTAGAATGGTCTGTCCTTGTGTTAGATTCTGCTTATTCTAACTAGAATATCATGAGTGCTCtttctctttattattttctttacccTTTTCAGACTTTCTTAAATCATCAAACACTTTGTGAGCTCTTCACATAATCtgattaaatattatatacatCGTAGGCATTTTATTGACATATTGAAAACGAAGATCTATTATTAAATTTTGTCGACAGAATCCacaaaagaaattttgaaaataaaaatgatgcTTGTAGGGGAAGAAGCTAAAAGTTAACCGGGTGACAATGAGATATTTGCGTGAATTATTAACAGGAAACTGCTGGAGATACTCAATTAACTTTATCTCTTATAAAAGTAGTTGAGTAACTAGTTATAAGTAAAGAGTTATTGACATCAATAGAAACataaacatgagaaaattgagAGAGCCAGAATCAATTCTATGGAGTTATTATTGGACTTTTAAACCACAAAAAGATGTCTTTTCAGTTTTTTCACTCTTTTATATTTGGGAAATAGACCATATGCGCATTGTGTATTTTTGTGACATCATCC
This window encodes:
- the LOC129886704 gene encoding vesicle-associated protein 1-3, with translation MTTGEFINIYPTELKFPFELRKQSSCSMQLSNKTDQYIAFKVKTTNPKKYCVRPNAGVVLPGSSCNVTVTMQAQKEAPPDMQCKDKFLIQSAIAPRGTTNKDVTPEIFNREDGKVIDEFKLRVVYVPANPPSPVPEGSEEGGSPRASLTEDESKSTSLPEAVSRSLEETKVKSSPSEAWSLISRLTDEKASALQQNQKLRQELELVRKEISKSNAGHFSMLFVVLIGLIGLLVGYLIKKT